The Moorella glycerini genomic interval CCTCTTGGCTGGCGTCAAGACAATTACCTCCCCGTCCACCCACTCCGCCCAGGTATCCTCGTCGCACCAGGCCAGGAACTCCTCAAAGGTTAGCTTGCCTTCCGGTAGGGACCTGCCAGTTTCGTAGGTCACTGCTGCTTCCCGTATTGCCGTAGTCATCTTTTTGCCCTCCTTCCAGGGACGGATTCCCTAAGCCCAAACTTTTGCCAGTTCAACCGCCAGACCCGGGAAGAGTTCAGGTGTAAAAGGTTCCTCTTTTTCCCAGCGGCGGATAAGCATGTAAATACCTCTTTCCAGGCGGAACTCCTCCACCGTCTTTTCCTGGGGGTCCACCACCCAGTAGTAAGGTACGCCATAACGGGCATAGACCTGAGCCTTGGTTACTTTATCGGTAGAGGATAATCTCCCCTGCGGCGGGTACAGGCCGGCTCACTTCGCCCTCTCCTTCCGGCAACCATTTATTTGGGATCATTGTATAATCGTTCCCCAGTGTTGTCAATCAAGCAGCTAACCGGACCAGCCATTTTGTGGCGCTACTATCGGGAAATAATCACTGGTGTACGACAATAGAAAACCCCACTAGCGGTTCCCTCCATTTTTACCCGCCGGTGGGGTTTAATTCACTCTGGCTATTTGCTTGTTACCAGCTTTTCCTCTACCGATTTAACCTTTCCTTCCATGGACAACTCCTTATCGCGCCGGTCGTCAATGCGGATAATGGTCATCGACCGCCGGGCGCCCTTTTCAAAAGGTACTTCGTGTAGCCGCTGCAATAGGGGAAATAAGACATCCAGCTCACCTTCGATAATGGTCCCCATGGGCGTCAGCTGGTACTTAATTCCCGGCGTTTCCTGGAGTACCCTGTGGGCATCGGCCACATACGGGCTGAGGCTGGTACTGCCTGTTCCCAGGGGGGCTATGACTACTTCCAGGACAGCCATGGTTTAAACCTCCTTACCTGCTTTTAAGCAAAACCTGGCACAACATATAAAAGGTCGTTTCCTTCTCGCGAACGGTACGACCCCCATTAGCACTATACTTCTGGCGGGAGTGGGTGGGAATCGAACCCACCGCGCCCGGGGCTCACCCACGCGCCGGCTGGATTTGAAGTCCAGGCAGGCCACCAGGCCCGATCCACTCCCACGCCATTATACGACCATCACTGGAATTGAGTCAAGCTGTCCTCACATATTGCCTAATTCCTTACATTTTTAACAGCTATTTTATCCCTAAAGCGCACCAATGATATCCTCTCTCAAGTTTTCTTGCCTCTTAATATCGCAAGGGAAACTCAAACTACAAAGGGGTGCTAAATTAAATCATGTTTAACAGCTCGAGGTGCCATTATCTCCGCACCCTCTCCGCTTCCACTCCGCTTTTGTTCCAAAAAGCACAATTAAATGTAATTTAACTTCCTGCCGTCAATATAACAGCTACCCGCCCGCAGCGCCAATGCTTACCAATTACCCGCCCAGGTAGGCCTTTTTGACGGCTTCGCTGCTGGCCAGTTCGGCGGCACTGCCTGCCAGGGTGATCCGTCCCGTCTCTAAGACATAACCGCGGTGGGCCACGCTCAAGGCCATGTTGGCGTTTTGCTCTACCAGTAAAATCGTCGTCCCCTGTTCGTTGATCTCCCTGATGATATTAAAAATTTCCTGTACCAGGATAGGGGCCAGGCCCATGGACGGCTCGTCCAGCAGCATGAGCTTTGGCCGGGACATCAACGCCCGGCCGATGGCCAGCATCTGCTGTTCACCGCCGCTTAAGGTACCGGCCATCTGTTTCTGGCGTTCCTTGAGGCGCGGAAAGCGCCGGAAAACCTCCTGCATACTTTTATTTATTCCTTCCAGGTCCCGGTGCAGGTAGGCACCCAGCTCCAGGTTTTCGCGCACCGTGAGATTGGGAAAAATCCGCCGGCCTTCCGGCACCTGGGAAATGCCCATCTTTACTATGGCCTGGGCCGGCAGGCCGTTAATGTTCTGGCCCTGGTAGGTGATGGTGCCGCTCTGGGGCCGTAAAAGACCAGAAATGGTTTTCAAGGTAGTACTTTTACCGGCCCCGTTGGCCCCGATCAGGGTTACAATTTCGCCTTCATTTACCTCCAGGAAAATGCCCTTCAGGGCATGGATGGCGCCGTAATAGACATTAAGGTTTTCTACCTTGAGGAGCAACACCGTTCACCTCCCGCCCCAGATAAGCCTCGATAACCCGTTCGTTGTTGCGAATGGCCTCTGGTGGTCCCTCGGCAATAACCTGGCCGTAATCCAGGACATAAATGCGCTCGCAAATGCCCATTACCAGGGACATGTCGTGCTCGATTAATAAAATCGTCAGGTCGAACTCCTGCCGTACCCAGTTGATCAAGGCCATTAATTCCCTTGTTTCCTGGGGGTTCATCCCGGCCGCCGGCTCGTCCAGCAAGAGGAGTTTAGGCCGGGCCGCCAGGGCACGGGCAATCTCCAGCCGGCGCTGTTCGCCGTAAGGCAAATTTTTGGCTTTTTCATGCTGATAGGGTTCCAGTTTAAATATCCGCAGGAGTTCTTTACTCCGTGCCAGTATCTCTGCCTCGCCCCGGTGAAAGGAGGGCAGGTGTAAAATGGCGTTGAGTACACTGTAGCGGCTGTGCCAGTGGTAGGCAATACGGACATTATCCAGCACACTCAGATCGCCAAAAAGGCGGATATTCTGAAAGGTCCTGGCAATCCCCCGCTGGGTAATCTGGTAGGGTTTCAGGCCCACCAGGTTCTGGCCGTTAAAAATAATCTCCCCCCTGGTGGGACGGTAGACACCGGTCAGCAGGTTAAAAATCGTCGTTTTCCCCGCACCGTTGGGGCCAATCAGGCCTACCAGTTCTCCCTGCTGTAAACACAGGTCCACATTGGCTACCGCCATCAGGCCGCCAAAGGAAATTGTCAAATCCCTAGTTTCCAGCAGAGCCACTGGCTTCACCTCGTTTCGGCACCCAGCGGTCCAGGGTAAATTCCTTGGTGCCCATTAAACCCTGGGGGCGGAAAACCATGATGACAATCAATAATATGGCGTAGATAACCATCCTTAAAACGGCCAGGTCCTGGAGGGCGGCATTAATAAGGGTAATGGCTGCCGCGGCAATAATGGAGCCGGTGATGCTTCCCAGGCCGCCAAAGACTACCATGACCAGGATGTCAAAGGAGCGGAAAAAGGTAAAAGTGGTCGGCTGGATGAGATAAAAATAATGGGCATAGAGGGCACCGGCAATCCCGGCAAAAAAGGCGCCTATGGCAAAGGCCAGGACTTTATAGTAAGTGGTATTGATACCCATGGTTTCGGCGGCAATCTCATTTTCCCGGATGGCCACACAGGCGCGGCCGTGGGTAGAATTAAGAAAATTGACTATAACCAGGATGGTCAGCACCATCATCAGGTAGAGCCAGGTCCAGCTGGTCAGGCGCGGGATACCAATCATCCCGGCGGCGCCGCCAATGTAGTTGATATTATTGGCCACCCCCTTGATAATTTCACCAAAGCCAAGGGTGGCGATGGCCAGGTAATCGCCCTTCAGGCGTAAGGTTGGCAGGCCGATAATTATCCCCGCTAGAGCAGCCGCCAGTGCCCCGGCTATAATGGCCAGTAAGAAAGGCTGGTGCAGCTTCATGGTTAGGATGGCAGCCACATAGGCGCCGACGGCCATAAAGCCGGCATGCCCCAGGGCCAGCTGGCCGGTGAAGCCGACGATGAGGTTTAAGCTTACCGCCAGGATGATGTTGATCCCCAGCATCATCAAGTTAATTTCCTGGAACTTGCTGATCATACCCAGGGACTGGAGGCTAAAGATGAGGAAGTACACCAGTAGCGCACCGGCCAGGGTAAGAAGATTTTTCTTGCTAAACCGCACCTCGGTCACCTACACCTTCTCCGTGTTGTTCTTGCCCAGTAGACCGGCCGGCTTGAGCAGCAGGATTAAAATCAAAAGGATAAAGACGATAGGATCCCTCATTTTACTGCTCCAGTAACCGCTGACCATGGTTTCAAAGACCCCTAAGGCAAAGCCCCCCAGCATGGCGCCGGGGATCAGGCCAATGCCCCCGATAACAGCCGCCACAAAGGCCTTTAAACCCGGCATAATGCCCATTAATGGCTGGATGGTATTGTAATAGAGACCCAGGAGAATACCGGCCACAGCGGCAAAGGCCGAGCCCAGGGCAAAGGTAACGGAAATGGTGTTATCTACATTGATACCCATGAGCCTGGCGGCATCCGGGTCGTGGGAGACGGCCCGCATGGCTTTACCGGTCCTGGTGTAATGGACAATATACTGCAGGACAACCATCATCACCACAGTAACGGCCAGGATCAACAGCTGCAGGGTAGTGGCCGTCAGCTGCATGCCCAGGACTGATAAGGGTAGCTGCTTGTTGGTGATTATACCACCCGGGTAAGAGCGGATGTCGGTCCCCAGGACCATCAGGCCCCCGTTTTCCAGCAACAGGGACATGCCTATGGCCGTGATCAGGGCCGCCAGGCGGGGCGCATTGCGTAAAGGCTTATAGGCCACCCGTTCAATAATGACGCCCAGGAGGCTTGCGCCGGCCATGGCGATGATAAAGGCCCACCAGATGTTGAGCTTTAAATAGACTACCGCAAAAAAACCGATATAAGCTCCCACCATCAAGATGTCGCCGTGGGCAAAATTAATCAGTTGAATAATGCCGTAAACCATGGTATAGCCCAGGGCGATGAGGGCATAAATGCTGCCCAGGGATAAGCCGTTAATTACCTGCTGGAGAAACCCGGCCACAGCTGCCAACTCCTGTCTCAGGCCAAAATAAAGTCCAATGAGGGGGTAAAATGGCCCCCCCATTGGCTTGTCTATCCAGGTTTTATTCTTGCGGTTTGATTTTAGCCTTTAAGGTTTGCTTGCCATCCACCAGGGCAATAATGGCGATTTCCTTAACCGGGTTGTGGTTGGCATCAAAACTCAGCTTGCCGGTAACGCCCTCAAAGCTCTTGGTATCCGCCAGGGCCTGCCGGATGGCTTGCGGATCGGCTTTGCCGGCCCGGTTGATGGCATCGTACAGGAGGTAGGCGGCGTCGTAACCCAGGGCGGCAAAGGCATCGGGCTCGCTGCCGTATTTTTCTTTATACGCCTTGACAAAGGCCTGGACCTTGGGGTTGGGGTCGCTGGCCGAATAATGGTTGGTGAAGTAGGTGTTCTTCAAGTTGGCCGCCCCGCCGGCAAATTCGGCCAGTTTGGGGGAATCCCAGCCGTCGGCCCCCAGCATGGGCACGGTGAGTCCCAGTTCCCGGGCCTGGCTGATAATTTTACCAACCTGTTCATAATAGGCGGGCACATAAATCAGGTCGGCGCCGGCGTTCTTAAAGCGGGTCAGGGCCGGGCGGAAATCCTGGTCGCCCTGGTTAAAGCTTTCTTCGGCTACCACCTGGCCACCCCTTTTGGTGAATTCCGCTTTAAATACCTGGTACAACCCCTTGCTGTAGTCATTGGTATTGTCATAAAGGATGGCCGCCTTCCTGGCCCCTAAATCTTTCGCCG includes:
- a CDS encoding branched-chain amino acid ABC transporter permease translates to MRFSKKNLLTLAGALLVYFLIFSLQSLGMISKFQEINLMMLGINIILAVSLNLIVGFTGQLALGHAGFMAVGAYVAAILTMKLHQPFLLAIIAGALAAALAGIIIGLPTLRLKGDYLAIATLGFGEIIKGVANNINYIGGAAGMIGIPRLTSWTWLYLMMVLTILVIVNFLNSTHGRACVAIRENEIAAETMGINTTYYKVLAFAIGAFFAGIAGALYAHYFYLIQPTTFTFFRSFDILVMVVFGGLGSITGSIIAAAAITLINAALQDLAVLRMVIYAILLIVIMVFRPQGLMGTKEFTLDRWVPKRGEASGSAGN
- a CDS encoding ABC transporter substrate-binding protein, which translates into the protein MGRLKRIALVILVLLLAAALITGCGQSKSGGEKQGTAAGSNEINIGVNYELSGDVATYGTNTKNAIMLAFEEINSKGGVLGGKKINPIVLDNGSKKEESMSVAAKLVTENKVVALLGPATTGNTLAAVPVATDNKVPLLTTSATNPDVTVDPQTKKVRDYIFRICFTDPPQAIVGAEFAAKDLGARKAAILYDNTNDYSKGLYQVFKAEFTKRGGQVVAEESFNQGDQDFRPALTRFKNAGADLIYVPAYYEQVGKIISQARELGLTVPMLGADGWDSPKLAEFAGGAANLKNTYFTNHYSASDPNPKVQAFVKAYKEKYGSEPDAFAALGYDAAYLLYDAINRAGKADPQAIRQALADTKSFEGVTGKLSFDANHNPVKEIAIIALVDGKQTLKAKIKPQE
- a CDS encoding MTH1187 family thiamine-binding protein → MAVLEVVIAPLGTGSTSLSPYVADAHRVLQETPGIKYQLTPMGTIIEGELDVLFPLLQRLHEVPFEKGARRSMTIIRIDDRRDKELSMEGKVKSVEEKLVTSK
- a CDS encoding ABC transporter ATP-binding protein; translation: MLLKVENLNVYYGAIHALKGIFLEVNEGEIVTLIGANGAGKSTTLKTISGLLRPQSGTITYQGQNINGLPAQAIVKMGISQVPEGRRIFPNLTVRENLELGAYLHRDLEGINKSMQEVFRRFPRLKERQKQMAGTLSGGEQQMLAIGRALMSRPKLMLLDEPSMGLAPILVQEIFNIIREINEQGTTILLVEQNANMALSVAHRGYVLETGRITLAGSAAELASSEAVKKAYLGG
- a CDS encoding ABC transporter ATP-binding protein, translated to MALLETRDLTISFGGLMAVANVDLCLQQGELVGLIGPNGAGKTTIFNLLTGVYRPTRGEIIFNGQNLVGLKPYQITQRGIARTFQNIRLFGDLSVLDNVRIAYHWHSRYSVLNAILHLPSFHRGEAEILARSKELLRIFKLEPYQHEKAKNLPYGEQRRLEIARALAARPKLLLLDEPAAGMNPQETRELMALINWVRQEFDLTILLIEHDMSLVMGICERIYVLDYGQVIAEGPPEAIRNNERVIEAYLGREVNGVAPQGRKP
- a CDS encoding Uma2 family endonuclease, with amino-acid sequence MYPPQGRLSSTDKVTKAQVYARYGVPYYWVVDPQEKTVEEFRLERGIYMLIRRWEKEEPFTPELFPGLAVELAKVWA
- a CDS encoding branched-chain amino acid ABC transporter permease, producing the protein MAGFLQQVINGLSLGSIYALIALGYTMVYGIIQLINFAHGDILMVGAYIGFFAVVYLKLNIWWAFIIAMAGASLLGVIIERVAYKPLRNAPRLAALITAIGMSLLLENGGLMVLGTDIRSYPGGIITNKQLPLSVLGMQLTATTLQLLILAVTVVMMVVLQYIVHYTRTGKAMRAVSHDPDAARLMGINVDNTISVTFALGSAFAAVAGILLGLYYNTIQPLMGIMPGLKAFVAAVIGGIGLIPGAMLGGFALGVFETMVSGYWSSKMRDPIVFILLILILLLKPAGLLGKNNTEKV